One segment of Babesia bigemina genome assembly Bbig001, chromosome : II DNA contains the following:
- a CDS encoding t-SNARE protein, putative has product MIKDTVAHQNLTFSFRSLRTKERQKAHRFEIGNLDTPLLESNNVQSGMGFEMFLTCKADAPPEHTQQAGNVGVTIDLPPSWLELVQDCTFTLKNTSDRIKDLERAQNKSLLTVFDRMGKGDHGQIAAISTDIANMMKKIERNMEIIGTEGNYYVENQLRKNARHKIAGELLTLSVTFRKLQKTYYDSVQEDTQFRANSGIPDVALSNDGFVQEQLQVSHEHIADRTNRLHDIAMTMQELKDMYTQLATMVVEQGSMLDQIDYNVRTFTENTKGVVRELRKTLKRETSGLAIRAVRNLIVVIFVELIIIVIKLA; this is encoded by the coding sequence ATGATTAAGGATACCGTCGCTCACCAAAATCTAACCTTTTCTTTCAGGTCTCTGAGGACGAAGGAGAGGCAGAAGGCGCATAGATTTGAAATCGGCAACCTTGACACGCCGCTTCTGGAATCGAACAATGTACAAAGCGGTATGGGTTTTGAAATGTTCCTTACATGTAAAGCAGACGCGCCGCCTGAACACACCCAGCAAGCAGGCAATGTGGGCGTCACGATCGATCTGCCTCCAAGCTGGTTGGAACTGGTACAGGACTGCACGTTCACCCTTAAAAACACATCTGATCGCATCAAGGACCTGGAAAGGGCGCAAAACAAAAGCCTGCTAACCGTGTTCGACAGAATGGGAAAGGGCGACCATGGACAAATAGCAGCAATCTCAACAGACATCGCAAACATGATGAAGAAAATCGAACGAAACATGGAAATCATAGGAACTGAGGGCAACTATTACGTCGAGAACCAACTGCGAAAAAACGCGAGGCACAAAATTGCTGGAGAACTGTTAACGCTGTCGGTAACCTTCAGGAAACTGCAGAAAACGTATTACGACAGCGTACAAGAAGATACTCAGTTCCGCGCTAATTCTGGCATACCAGACGTGGCGCTGAGCAACGATGGTTTTGTGCAGGAACAACTGCAAGTATCGCACGAACACATAGCTGACCGTACCAACAGGCTGCACGATATCGCCATGACGATGCAGGAACTCAAGGACATGTACACGCAATTAGCCACAATGGTAGTAGAGCAGGGGTCAATGCTCGACCAAATTGATTACAACGTTCGAACATTTACCGAAAATACCAAGGGCGTCGTTCGTGAGTTGAGGAAGACACTGAAGCGAGAAACCTCTGGACTCGCAATACGGGCGGTGCGCAACCTTATTGTAGTCATATTCGTGGAACTTAtaatcatcgtcatcaaATTGGCGTGA
- a CDS encoding proteolipid subunit c, putative, whose amino-acid sequence MASAAQPIPCDPHSSFFGLMGVVCAMVFSNVGAAYGTARSGVGISCMGVMRPDLVMRSIVPVIMAGILGIYGLIISVVIVSHSKCRAADTRTPAVGHPGSYSAFSGYAHLAAGLIVGFSGLASGYAIGIIGDAGVRANAQQTRLFVGMILTLVFAETLGLYGLIVALIVALKPVPGLCLAYAADSGSH is encoded by the exons ATGGCGTCCGCAGCTCAGCCTATCCCCTGTGACCCTCACTCGTCCTTTTTCGGCCTCATGGGCGTGGTATGCGCCATGGTCTTCTCCA ATGTCGGAGCGGCCTACGGTACTGCCCGCAGTGGCGTCGGTATCAGCTGCATGGGTGTCATGAGGCCTGACCTCGTCATGAGGTCCATCGTGCCCGTTATTATGGCTGGTATCCTGGGTATCTACGGACTCATCATATCCGTCGTCATCGTATCACACAGTAAGTGCCGGGCCGCTGACACACGAACCCCCGCAGTCGGACACCCCGGAAGCTACTCCGCCTTCAGCGGATACGCCCACCTGGCGGCTGGTCTCATCGTCGGCTTCAGTGGACTG GCCTCCGGATACGCCATCGGTATCATCGGTGACGCCGGTGTCAGGGCCAACGCCCAGCAGACGCGCCTGTTCGTCGGAATGATTCTGACGCTCGTCTTCGCCGAAACCCTCGGTCTGTACGGTCTTATTGTTGCCCTTATCGTGGCGCTCAAGCCGGTGCCCGGTCTTTGCTTGGCCTACGCCGCGGATTCGGGAAGCCACTAA
- a CDS encoding membrane protein, putativve, putative, translating into MPRATSLLLVIAACTAASTVSAAAAKRRGGAMDVLAPHLVNSAVSMLTGTSQQDTDAPHISLKVMPSKRIHLSPSEMNALIFTIKQEIHRKDLLERRHENEKHLSAWALNQAPVYMPFRGTNIAHDRYDARPDNPAQDKNKRESTLQMEVQKIKQKADAETSVGKPATVSSDAHNEKKEPDSH; encoded by the exons ATGCCGCGCGCAAcgtcgctgctgctggtgaTCGCAGCCTGCACCGCGGCGTCCACGGTGTCAGCGGCGGCAGCCAAGAGGCGAGGCGGCGCCATGGACGTCCTCGCGCCGCACCTCGTCAACTCGGCCGTGTCTATGCTCACCGGCACATCGCAACAGGACACAGACGCTCCGCACATCTCGCTCAAGGTCATGCCGTCCAAACGCATACACCTCTCGCCGAGCGAAATGAACGCGCTCATCTTCACGATCAAACAGGAGATACATCGCAAG GACCTGCTCGAGAGGCGCCACGAGAACGAGAAACACCTTTCGGCATGGGCGCTGAACCAGGCACCTGTCTATATGCCCTTCCGAGGTACGAACATAGCCCATGACCGTTATGACGCACGACCAGACAATCCCGCACAAGACAAAAACAAACGGGAATCGACGCTGCAGATGGAGGTCCAAAAAATTAAACAGAAGGCAGACGCCGAGACCAGTGTCGGAAAACCGGCCACCGTGAGCAGC GATGCACACAATGAGAAGAAGGAGCCGGATTCGCACTGA
- a CDS encoding 1-phosphatidylinositol 4-kinase, putative, protein MNAARIADSYLAYKRHNHGICDREDYRDVLPVSERRRTLAILHPEPTADSTSDSGRCEDYGRSVLSCGGGLRIKDLFSRFESDFDVTLDQLTSHIFKHLITNVYAKCSKKRFVKLCRLVCAYLSDLPGCGLTVRRRHGRRRGLSRLRPGLPVSSKGCSRTAIGGKRCILSALRICLYLKGGILGFRLSPKYMMRLVRNVVRHVDIKLGCHSVGWVDVSIIQDGSSNAFPLLKYAANVVANVLCHKAQVVPAHVVLQTSLCLWPPFHPKYTSQMAHILLFMDYVLSEEVKESVVFDFRAAAHESINRWLLSVGSLERPRSKAGTTCGNLYALYAVLNRKHLFQELSGWFIPHIHMVEYMVTSGVMDRTLLSGCAEIRHIKWIVLVCTQLLTSGDDLKHRTWLVIQTMTQFFLEGGVKSGLLRCSLSATCFRCLINFVEICSGFHKILTLLRKSPFYAPHVHLVKMLLKNEMCKLHATFRNPFERLGDVFGVSPEACQMPVPAANRNTSRGHYTPRSVRFAAQLIRKRCLEVASQDEMNPKIRQHRVDTAVAHPVYLKLLCAVDRNVSNVKVTHTVEAVIKGQSRYVILEHLAFRLGRLAWLPHELSTSASIGSALPAPMSMMSHLYLHHYGLDDILSILVVQDHLNVVQRTQACHVLSENMQLVAMMLPQLVQSLSIDPGDRIWHLLSASLKSRMVRERLPYFLACMLHNSEDIITARKAASFLDLIVMGARASGALRQEIRNISMHSNLLNLSSKLATFDVPTRPSVLVEGLRKVNESCATAGKLQVFDDSLEKGAHIIGSRACGTRKRKNVRFLNPQSGKVLTSATRAPFMVDFCLQSDSTIRYIYKMADDMRQDALVVQVKLVLLHIFRLYNLEAYLQPFLVVPYSTALFTLFKMRNKAINRRHSAYATYDMKLSYMRVPRHYTTVLTPCMGNESVESSFYGTAMSHLTESSRFDASTLCGASANISDLDGLSSRHEGEGATPRWFGMSCLRPFHASNALPASIRDIVGRPHILGGIVGFISGTISRHNIGKEYGGTLEDYFLLKFGPRGSPQFDKAMENFVNSLAGYSLLCFLLQVKDRHNGNLLISPAGHILHIDFGFILGASPAADVQFEHAPFKLTKEMTDLLGGVESDNFRRYVRLLVSAYMCVRQESTLLIALVKLLQHSGLPCFRRSSVITLQQRLYLDATPERAAGYMLRKIHTSLHNKTTMVYDMVQAWQQGIEH, encoded by the coding sequence ATGAACGCTGCGCGCATTGCGGACTCATATTTAGCGTATAAGAGGCATAATCATGGTATTTGCGATCGAGAGGACTATCGGGACGTGTTGCCGGTGTCTGAGCGGCGTAGGACGCTGGCGATACTGCATCCCGAACCGACGGCCGATTCTACCAGCGATTCAGGACGTTGCGAAGACTACGGGAGGAGCGTTCTGTCATGTGGCGGAGGATTGCGTATCAAAGACCTATTCTCCCGGTTTGAGAGCGATTTCGACGTCACACTGGACCAGCTGACTTCGCATATTTTCAAGCATCTGATAACAAATGTCTACGCGAAATGCTCCAAGAAAAGATTCGTGAAGCTATGCAGGCTTGTCTGCGCTTACCTCAGCGACCTGCCTGGATGCGGGCTCACGGTAAGGCGACGGCATGGGCGCCGGAGGGGGCTATCGCGGCTCCGACCGGGATTACCAGTATCCTCGAAAGGATGTTCGCGTACGGCGATTGGTGGCAAACGGTGTATATTATCGGCTCTCCGCATTTGCCTTTACCTCAAGGGCGGTATACTGGGATTTCGACTGTCGCCCAAATACATGATGAGGTTGGTGAGGAACGTGGTTAGACATGTAGATATCAAGTTGGGATGCCATAGTGTTGGATGGGTTGACGTATCCATCATTCAAGATGGAAGCAGCAATGCATTTCCGCTGCTTAAGTATGCCGCCAACGTCGTCGCTAACGTGCTGTGCCACAAAGCGCAGGTAGTGCCGGCCCACGTTGTGCTTCAAACTTCCCTCTGCCTATGGCCTCCATTCCACCCTAAATACACATCACAAATGGCCCACATTCTGCTGTTCATGGACTACGTACTGTCAGAAGAGGTTAAAGAGAGCGTCGTGTTTGATTTCAGGGCAGCGGCCCATGAGAGCATCAACAGGTGGCTTCTTAGCGTAGGTTCACTTGAGCGGCCGCGTTCAAAAGCTGGCACCACGTGCGGTAATTTGTACGCGCTCTATGCGGTTTTGAACCGCAAACATTTATTTCAGGAATTGAGTGGGTGGTTCATCCCGCATATCCACATGGTGGAGTACATGGTAACGTCGGGCGTTATGGACCGGACCTTGTTGAGCGGGTGTGCAGAGATCCGCCACATCAAATGGATCGTGCTTGTATGTACACAGCTCCTCAcaagcggcgatgacctGAAGCATCGGACGTGGCTGGTCATCCAGACCATGACACAATTTTTCCTTGAGGGGGGCGTGAAAAGCGGCTTGCTTCGGTGTTCGTTGTCTGCGACATGTTTCAGGTGCCTGATAAACTTCGTTGAGATTTGTTCCGGTTTCCACAAAATCTTGACGCTGCTGAGGAAATCTCCCTTTTACGCGCCACACGTTCACCTGGTTAAGATGTTGCTGAAGAACGAGATGTGCAagctgcatgccacgttCCGTAATCCTTTCGAACGCTTGGGTGATGTTTTCGGAGTCTCGCCGGAGGCGTGTCAAATGCCGGTGCCCGCGGCCAATCGAAACACCAGCAGGGGCCACTATACACCGCGCTCCGTGAGGTTCGCAGCGCAGCTTATAAGGAAGCGTTGCCTGGAAGTGGCATCTCAGGATGAAATGAACCCGAAAATACGGCAACACCGCGTGGATACTGCTGTGGCACACCCGGTGTACCTGAAATTGCTGTGTGCCGTCGACAGGAACGTGAGCAATGTGAAGGTGACCCACACAGTCGAGGCTGTGATAAAGGGGCAAAGTAGATACGTCATCCTGGAGCACCTGGCGTTCAGGCTGGGTCGCTTGGCTTGGCTGCCACATGAGCTGAGTACCTCCGCTAGCATAGGGTCCGCTTTGCCGGCGCCGATGTCCATGATGTCGCACCTATATCTGCATCACTACGGCCTCGATGACATCCTATCGATACTTGTCGTGCAGGACCACCTTAACGTGGTACAGCGCACTCAAGCCTGCCACGTGCTGTCGGAGAACATGCAGCTGGTGGCCATGATGCTCCCACAACTCGTCCAGTCGCTTTCGATCGACCCCGGAGACCGGATTTGGCACCTTCTATCGGCCTCCTTGAAAAGCAGGATGGTGCGTGAGCGTCTGCCGTACTTCTTGGCATGCATGCTGCACAACAGCGAGGATATAATAACCGCCCGCAAGGCCGCGTCGTTCCTGGATCTGATTGTGATGGGTGCCCGCGCATCAGGCGCTTTGCGCCAGGAGATAAGGAACATTTCCATGCACAGCAACCTCCTGAATCTTTCGTCCAAGTTGGCGACTTTCGACGTTCCGACCCGCCCCTCCGTACTTGTAGAAGGTCTCAGGAAAGTCAACGAGTCGtgcgccaccgccggcaagCTGCAGGTCTTTGACGATAGCCTTGAGAAAGGTGCACACATCATTGGAAGTCGCGCTTGCGGCACACGGAAGAGGAAGAATGTGCGTTTCCTAAACCCGCAAAGTGGCAAGGTGCTCACTTCGGCCACCCGGGCGCCATTCATGGTCGACTTCTGCCTGCAGTCTGATAGCACCATCCGGTACATTTACAAGATGGCCGACGACATGCGCCAAGACGCGTTGGTAGTGCAGGTGAAGCTGGTGTTGCTGCACATATTCCGCCTGTACAACCTGGAGGCGTATCTGCAACCGTTTCTCGTGGTGCCGTACTCCACCGCGCTGTTTACTTTGTTTAAGATGCGAAACAAGGCCATTAATCGGCGGCACTCGGCATATGCGACTTACGATATGAAGCTATCGTATATGCGGGTACCGCGCCATTATACAACTGTACTGACCCCATGCATGGGCAATGAGTCGGTGGAGAGCAGCTTTTATGGCACGGCGATGTCTCACCTGACCGAGAGCAGTCGTTTTGACGCTTCGACCCTATGCGGCGCGTCAGCAAACATTTCCGACTTAGATGGTCTGTCGTCTAGACATGAAGGGGAAGGCGCGACGCCCAGGTGGTTCGGTATGTCGTGTTTGCGCCCCTTCCAcgcaagcaacgcactgcCCGCGTCTATACGCGACATTGTTGGCCGCCCTCACATTCTGGGCGGCATAGTGGGCTTCATTTCTGGCACCATAAGCCGCCACAACATTGGGAAGGAGTACGGCGGCACCCTAGAGGACTACTTCCTGCTCAAGTTTGGGCCCAGGGGCAGCCCCCAGTTCGACAAGGCCATGGAGAATTTCGTCAATTCGCTAGCCGGctactcgctgctgtgcttcctgctgcaggtCAAGGATCGCCACAACGGCAACCTCCTCATATCCCCAGCAGGCCATATCCTGCACATCGACTTCGGGTTCATTCTGGGGGCCTCGCCAGCCGCCGATGTACAGTTCGAGCACGCCCCGTTCAAGCTCACGAAGGAGATGACCGACCTGTTGGGCGGCGTGGAGTCCGACAATTTCAGGCGCTACGTGCGCCTGCTGGTGTCCGCCTACATGTGCGTTCGCCAGGAGTCGACGTTGCTGATAGCCCTGgtcaagctgctgcagcattcCGGCCTGCCATGCTTTAGGCGCTCCTCGGTGAttacgctgcagcagcggctCTACCTCGACGCCACCCCCGAGCGCGCTGCCGGCTACATGCTCCGCAAGATCCACACTTCGCTACACAACAAAACCACCATGGTGTACGACATGGTGCAGGCGTGGCAGCAGGGAATAGAACATTAG
- a CDS encoding 50S ribosomal subunit protein L14, putative, translated as MFLSAVLSGLQKMSILRCGDTSGIVKGCIIGLGRTRHGTGKIGDRIKVSVRDKTADCTISNKKPRGIIIRRKKETVRRDGMVFKFDENAFAVIANNKLVALKIRGPVLLETRHACRNLANRIF; from the coding sequence ATGTTTCTTTCCGCTGTGCTCTCGGGGCTGCAGAAGATGTCCATTTTGCGTTGCGGCGACACCAGCGGCATCGTGAAGGGCTGCATCATCGGCTTGGGCCGCACGCGTCACGGCACGGGGAAGATCGGCGACCGCATCAAGGTCTCCGTGCGCGACAAGACCGCGGACTGCACCATCAGCAACAAGAAACCGCGCGGCATCATCATCCGCCGCAAGAAGGAGACCGTGCGCCGCGACGGCATGGTGTTCAAGTTCGACGAGAACGCGTTCGCCGTGATCGCCAACAACAAGCTGGTTGCGTTGAAGATCCGGGGCCCAGTATTGCTGGAGACGCGCCACGCATGCCGCAACCTGGCGAACCGCATATTTTAA
- a CDS encoding arginyl-tRNA synthetase, putative, whose product MKIIAQHVKDVIRGALSSCIGQTLLQEHLPSLSVVTANPKFGDFQWNDAIALYKAIGKELSVGSSKELAELVKTHINSPSFSSINVSPQGFLTVTLSKGFVEDEIRSLCKNGVTVEQAPKGCRVAVDFSSPNIAKEMHVGHLRSTIIGESLARILEFHGYEVLRINHLGDWGTHFGMLVEYLMAKHPDFMTNVPSISDFTQFYKEAKALTDADAEFKAKSRKRVVMLQSGDEVSIKVWKLLCEISEREFGKIYNMLDITIENRGESFYNDMIPDVVKELQEKGLVVESEGAQCVFTKVNDVPLMAIKSDGSYGYDSTDLACIRYRIQEQKSSWLIYVTDIGQNEHFMKVFEAARMAGWTKLNGEEVRLDHLGFGLVQDASGNKFKTRSGDTVKLITLLDEAVERATAELQSRINARMEEGETDIDINIPEVAKILGYGAVKYFELKQTITNNYKFSFDHMLDPRGNTAIYLLYAYARICQIFHKAGIDANSLHPEVLDLSHPAEMALAKSILRLPAVLNQIKVDYLISKLADYLYTLSVEFSSFYKQCKVIGDPNEATRLLLCHATKTVMQVSGYDTVNINAQTSFQLMGIKPLDRI is encoded by the exons ATGAAG ATCATTGCACAGCACGTCAAGGACGTGATACGAGGGGCTCTGTCCAGCTGCATCGGCCAGACGCTGCTACAGGAGCACCTGCCGAGCCTCTCGGTCGTCACCGCCAACCCGAAGTTCGGAGACTTCCAGT GGAACGATGCTATCGCGCTGTACAAGGCGATAGGAAAGGAGCTGTCAGTCGGCAGCTCGAAGGAGTTGGCCGAACTGGTCAAGACGCACATCAACTCGCCCTCATTCTCCTCCATCAACGTATCGCCGCAGGGGTTCCTCACCGTCACGCTGTCGAAGGGGTTCGTCGAAGACGAAATACGCAGCCTGTGTAAAAATGGGGTCACAGTCGAGCAGGCGCCTAAAGG GTGCCGCGTGGCCGTCGACTTCTCGTCGCCGAACATCGCCAAGGAAATGCACGTCGGGCACCTCAGGTCCACCATTATCGGCGAGTCGTTGG CAAGGATACTGGAGTTCCACGGGTACGAAGTGCTTAGGATCAACCACCTCGGGGATTGGGGTACGCACTTCGGCATGCTCGTGGAGTACCTCATGGCCAAGCACCCCGActtcatgaccaacgtCCCCAGCATCAGCGACTTCACGCAGTTCTACAAGGAGGCCAAGGCGCTCACGGACGCCGATGCGGAATTCAAGGCGAAAAGCAGGAAGCGCGTGGTTATGCTGCAGAGCGGCGACGAAGTCTCCATTAAGGTGTGGAAGCTGCTGTGTGAGATCAGCGAGCGGGAGTTCGGGAAGATCTACAACATGCTGGACATCACAATCGAGAACCGCGGGGAGTCGTTCTACAACGACATGATCCCGGACGTGGtcaaggagctgcaggAAAAGGGCCTGGTGGTGGAATCTGAGGGCGCGCAATGCGTCTTCACGAAGGTGAACGACGTGCCGCTGATGGCCATCAAGAGCGACGGCAGCTACGGCTACGACTCCACAGACCTCGCTTGCATCAGGTACCGCATCCAAGAACAGAAGAGCAGCTGGCTCATATACGTCACCGACATCGGGCAGAATGAGCATTTCATGAAAGTGTTCGAAGCCGCAAGGATGGCCG GGTGGACCAAGCTGAACGGCGAGGAGGTCCGCCTGGACCATCTCGGGTTCGGACTGGTGCAGGATGCCTCGGGAAACAAGTTCAAAACTCGCTCGGGGGACACTGTGAAGCTCATCACGCTGCTCGACGAGGCGGTTGAGCGCGCCACCGCGGAGCTCCAGTCGCGCATCAACGCACGGATGGAGGAGGGGGAGACTGACATCGACATCAATATCCCGGAGGTCGCGAAGATATTGGGGTACGGAGCCGTGAAATACTTCGAACTCAAACAAACCATCACCAACAACTACAAGTTCTCCTTCGACCACATGCTGGACCCCAGGGGAAACACTGCCATCTACCTCCTATACGCGTACGCGCGCATATGCCAGATATTCCACAAGGCCGGAATCGACGCTAACAGCCTGCATCCGGAGGTGTTGGACTTGTCGCACCCTGCAGAGATGGCGCTGGCGAAGAGCATCCTCAGGCTGCCCGCCGTGCTCAACCAGATCAAGGTGGATTACCTCATCAGCAAGCTCGCGGATTACCTGTACACGCTCAGCGTGGAGTTCTCCTCCTTCTACAAGCAGTGCAAGGTGATTGGCGACCCGAACGAGGCCACCAGGCTGCTGCTGTGCCACGCCACCAAAACCGTCATGCAAGTGAGTGGGTATGATACAGTAAACATTAACGCGCAGACTTCGTTCCAACTGATGGGGATCAAACCGCTAGATCGCATTTGA
- a CDS encoding ribosomal protein L13, putative has product MFKERIIIDCKGHLMGRLASVIAKELLSGQKIVCVRCEDVNISGSLYRNKLKYHRFLRLRTNSNPRHGPFHLRKPSKMFWRVVRGMIPHKTKRGALALKRLKTFEGMPAPYDKMKKRVVPSALRFLRLKPHRRYCRLGDVLAKVGWNYDGLVQKLEARRKERSQEYYKAKMEQRKTIAEAKAAALAQLPAEHRDALTYCGYA; this is encoded by the exons ATGTTTAAGGAG AGGATCATTATCGATTGCAAGGGCCACCTCATGGGCCGCCTGGCTTCGGTGATAGCCAAGGAGCTCCTGAGCGGGCAGAAGATCGTATGCGTGCGTTGCGAGGACGTCAACATCAGCGGATCCCTCTACCGTAACAAAC TCAAGTACCACCGTTTCTTGAGGCTTAGGACCAACTCCAACCCGAGGCACGGTCCCTTCCACCTTAGGAAGCCATCGAAGATGTTCTGGCGTGTGGTGCGCGGTATGATCCCTCACAAGACCAAGCGCGGCGCCCTCGCCCTTAAGCGCCTTAAGACCTTCGAGGGTATGCCCGCTCCCTACGACAAGATGAAGAAGCGTGTGGTGCCATCTGCGCTCCGCTTCCTCAGGTTGAAGCCACACCGTAGGTACTGCCGCCTGGGCGATGTGCTGGCCAAG GTCGGATGGAACTACGATGGTTTGGTCCAGAAGCTGGAGGCTCGCAGGAAGGAACGCTCCCAGGAATACTACAAAGCCAAGATGGAGCAGAGGAAGACCATCGCCGAAGCCAAGGCTGCCGCTCTGGCTCAACTGCCTGCGGAACACAGGGATGCGCTGACTTACTGCGGCTACGCATAA
- a CDS encoding HISTONE RNA HAIRPIN-BINDING domain containing PROTEIN,putative, which translates to MRRAQAFRSDFAVDKGEGVGNAEARAATRLKNINLTKLHASYERYIRTVPRHLRSPALRQSWHPVTPDHRSRSSISQWNREIGAWRRRVYLWSNVADSQCGQLSEAVSKGDVDAFLSICERPPAPDTPATYAQLVDPGCTDVALAPVLYKPSWFNGQLTHAGFQTVEESEFVGRAGKVYDSSENPEFRAFYVDYIKSYTDREPPVGGG; encoded by the coding sequence ATGCGCCGGGCCCAGGCGTTCCGTTCGGATTTTGCTGTGGATAAGGGCGAGGGCGTCGGCAACGCCGAGGCGCGCGCAGCCACCCGTCTGAAAAACATAAACTTGACGAAGCTGCACGCCTCATACGAGCGGTATATCAGAACAGTCCCCCGTCATTTGCGTTCGCCAGCTTTGCGTCAGTCGTGGCATCCAGTTACCCCTGACCACCGTTCCAGGTCCAGCATATCGCAGTGGAACCGCGAGATCGGCGCGTGGCGCCGTCGTGTGTATTTGTGGAGCAACGTCGCCGACTCGCAGTGTGGGCAGTTGTCGGAAGCTGTAAGCAAGGGCGACGTCGATGCGTTTTTGTCAATCTGCGAAAGGCCCCCCGCACCGGACACTCCTGCAACCTACGCGCAGCTGGTGGACCCTGGCTGCACGGACGTAGCCTTGGCACCCGTGCTGTACAAGCCGAGCTGGTTCAATGGCCAGTTGACTCACGCAGGGTTTCAGACGGTCGAGGAGTCCGAGTTCGTCGGGCGTGCAGGAAAGGTGTACGACTCTTCTGAAAACCCCGAGTTCCGCGCATTCTACGTAGACTACATCAAGTCGTACACTGACAGAGAGCCCCCTGTCGGAGGCGGCTAA
- a CDS encoding cyclin, N-terminal domain containing protein, putative → MNAVQDQFVARATDDTFIRMLSNVLVRIVSENESKKGVVTRFHSMNAPSISIADYVSRIARHVRCSNECFVLALVYIERITRMHKNFAVSILNVHRLIITAVMLAAKFSDDVYYSNKFYAQVGGVNVTEINLLEAQFLTMLNFQLYVSALEYESCRMGVEKANLFGPLSSNIWGVAWYNATAKRSSRHNKAPASIPAQGGMPMVHYGGGSQFTNVARSTRYADGMAVDNEENVSLNRPYEDIQYTPHYERGGSNPGVHYCVPTQDTAMAGIPMRRAPHCPRAMDDRPRQPTGPSAGYHVLSNVHMPQILPSQHVDTSRIDTPGGHPIPMHPKGGGVCGGHGGHRQVARFTSAPPCCKHYAGSDAVPRRPPRAMLNRMCTQHVDYVGYPHSQWATVKRAAPADSGPAFSPMGSMESTDACANFMNALVARHRDSMKGKCAPRADTWSYEDTRQLCRSRNFMRCGKIKEAA, encoded by the coding sequence ATGAATGCAGTTCAGGATCAATTTGTCGCTCGCGCGACGGACGACACATTCATAAGGATGCTGTCCAACGTGCTGGTCAGGATCGTGAGCGAGAACGAGTCCAAGAAGGGTGTGGTCACACGTTTCCACTCGATGAATGCGCCCTCAATTTCCATTGCCGACTACGTGAGTCGTATTGCGCGTCACgtgcgctgcagcaacgAGTGTTTCGTGCTGGCGCTGGTCTACATCGAGCGCATTACGAGGATGCACAAGAACTTCGCGGTGTCTATTTTGAACGTGCACCGCTTGATCATAACGGCGGTGATGCTGGCGGCGAAATTCAGCGACGATGTGTACTACTCCAACAAGTTCTACGCCCAGGTTGGCGGCGTGAACGTTACGGAGATTAACCTGCTCGAGGCTCAGTTCCTGACCATGTTGAACTTCCAGCTGTACGTCAGCGCCTTGGAATACGAGAGTTGCCGGATGGGTGTCGAGAAGGCGAATTTGTTCGGCCCGCTTTCGTCCAACATCTGGGGCGTTGCGTGGTATAATGCGACGGCCAAGCGCTCCTCCAGGCACAACAAGGCGCCGGCCAGCATACCTGCGCAGGGCGGCATGCCGATGGTGCACTACGGCGGTGGGTCTCAGTTCACGAACGTGGCGCGTAGTACGCGCTACGCGGATGGTATGGCCGTTGACAACGAGGAAAATGTCTCTCTCAACAGGCCCTACGAGGACATTCAGTACACTCCGCATTATGAGAGGGGGGGGTCGAACCCCGGCGTCCACTACTGTGTGCCTACTCAAGACACGGCGATGGCAGGAATTCCCATGAGGCGTGCACCACACTGTCCGCGTGCCATGGACGATCGGCCGCGTCAGCCCACAGGACCGTCGGCAGGATATCACGTGCTGTCGAACGTGCACATGCCGCAGATACTGCCGTCTCAACATGTCGACACATCACGTATTGACACACCAGGAGGCCACCCGATACCCATGCATCCGAAGGGCGGAGGCGTATGTGGTGGCCACGGAGGCCACCGCCAGGTGGCGAGGTTCACGAGCGCGCCACCCTGCTGCAAGCACTACGCGGGCAGCGACGCCGTGCCTCGCCGGCCTCCGCGAGCTATGTTGAATCGGATGTGCACGCAACACGTGGATTACGTGGGTTACCCGCATTCGCAGTGGGCTACAGTCAAGCGAGCAGCTCCCGCGGACAGTGGTCCGGCGTTCAGCCCTATGGGCTCGATGGAAAGCACAGACGCCTGCGCCAACTTCATGAACGCCTTGGTCGCGCGTCACCGCGACAGCATGAAGGGGAAGTGCGCCCCTAGGGCCGACACTTGGAGCTACGAGGACACACGCCAGCTTTGCCGTAGCCGTAACTTCATGCGTTGCGGCAAGATTAAGGAGGCAGCGTAG